ttttggtcGCGCTTACACGATCATGAGGAACGCCACCCAGAAGGATCCAGTATTTTGACATCTGGAAGAATACACATCCCAAAGCTTTGATGATGTGCGACCGAATGATTTCTGCAGCTCACATATGTAAACATTGTAGATCCTGACTATGAATGAGTTAGGCGTATTATCTGTCCAGAATTCATTCCGCAGCATGTCAACCATCCCAGACATACAGCCAGAGTTGTAAAGACCTATCTCCATTCATTCACAAGAACAAACAAGGAGTTCTGCATTAGCAGTCAACTATATGGATTTCTCTACATTACTTGAAAATGGCTACTGAAAGAGACGCCTTCAGTCAGTACTCTGATATTGTGACCAACAACATGTCCATTTAAAAGTTTCCTCACCCTAAGTGATGGTCAGGAAAACATCCGGTGGTTATTGCGTTGCCTGTATGTCCCAGTTTTGTTGCCCAGCCTAATCGGAAGTTATAGTTACATTAAGTCATAGTTATTAGTCATGTAATGCTGATTGCAAACTAGTATCATTTTGTTGTGCCAGAATGGCGCAGCAGGCAGTGCGGTTCCGCAGCCCTGCCCCTGCACCTGCGCCCGCCCCAACCCCAGTGTTGCGAGGCCCACCACCGCTGCTCAGGCCGCCACCACCTCCTTTTGGGATGATGAGGGGACCACCGCCACGGCCCCCTTATGCACGTCCACCCTTTGACCCGAACATGCCACCCATCCCACCACCCGGAGGCATGCCGCCACCCATGGGACCTCCTCACTTACAGGTGACTGTTTCCCATTCTTATGTaatcatgtatgtttttttcttcgtgGAAGTGAAAGGATGAATCATTTGGGATATGGCTAACACAATTTTGTAATGTCATTGGCTTGCACCCTCTTCTTAGTTGGTTCTTGGAAgctgtgtttctctctggaataaaaaaatattgatacaAAGAACTAACTAACTTGAATTTATATGTTTAGACGAGCACAGGCATCTGACTAAATAGCTGCCTGCTCTTCTCACCGGCCACTTTTCTTTTACCCAGTGAAGTCACACTTTTGGAGGAGGGTGGATCCTGGTGTGGGTATTTAGATTCATAGCCCTATTACTAACAGTTTGAAAACTAAATGCTGGGTCTCTTATCTTTTTCTGCAGAGACCTCcattcctcccccctcccattGGTAACCTACCACCTCCCCCAGGGATGCTGTTCCCTCCTGGGATGCCTCCCGTTCCTACACCTGGAACCCCCGCAGTCAACCCCGCAGAAGAGATCTGGGTAGAGAACAAGACGTCAGAGGGAAAGGTAAGCTTGCAGTCGTATGTAAAAACAGAGCAGGGTTGATATGCTGGTTTATGTTGTCTGGAAAATGATGGAGAATTATTTAATGGTTAATTGGTGCACTTCTAAACCGGATTAAAGAAAATCTGTGGTAAATTGTCTGATTAATAActtggactgtatataaacaatAGTATAATAAATACAACTGgtaataacaatataaaaaaaaaactcatcacaGTAGTATTTAACAAATATCAGTTTAATGCCTAGATTTGTATTGTTTGTCACCAAGTTTCAAGTAGTCTTTTTGGTCTGTAATTTCTTCTACAGGCATATTACTACAACGCCAGGACCAGAGAGTCATCGTGGAGTAAACCGGACGGTGTGAAAATCATCCAGCAGTCTGAACTCAACCCTCTTCTTGTCGGGGGGACGGGTTCGAGCGGGGGAGTGACTACAGCTGGCAGCTCAAGCACTGTCAACACTACAGccagcacagcagcagccagctcTACCCAGGCCCCCTCCACAACGGTCTCCCGCGTACTCGCCTCCAGTACAgactccaccacctcctcctccccgtctgtgACCATTGCATGTAAGTACACAGGGTTTTAtcaagcatacacacacacacacacacacacccacacacacacacacacacacacacacacacacacacacacacacacacacacacacacacacacacacaagcaaaaataaaaatcctctctttttattttctttttgttcccgAAAGCCACTGTTGTAGCAGACCTATCCCCTGTTGCCACAGTGACCTCAACTGTTACTGTGTCTCCAGTCACCGTGGTGACTGTTTCCACGGTGCCATCGCCTGTTACGGCGGTGCAGACGATGCCACTTCTGCCTGCGGGCCTGCCTCACAGTGTGGCCCAGCCAACCACAGCCATGTCTGCCTTTCCCCCTGTCATGGTGCCACCCTTTAGGGTGCCCTTGCCGGGCATGCACATTCCTCTACCAGGTAAGAATTGCAAACTCAGAGCAAGACACTAACAGGTCACAGTATCTAGCTGCTATCACTGTGCTACTAACCGGTTGTTTATAtgcaataaatgtaaatatagaatataagATGATCTTTAATTGATAATAGATTTGCTGCCTGTCTAGCTGCTTGAGGAAACTTTTGAGCATCAAccaattttttgtaattagCCTTGTATTTGAGAATGCAGTATTTCCACTGGAAAGAACAATATTGTTTGCATAATACAGCGTATTGGATTAGGAACAATAGTCCTTCAGTCAATACATCAATGAGCTATAGTGCAGATTTATTGTTTGGACTCTAGTACAGAATGGGGAAAAATGACCATGTGTGTGAAGACTGGGGAGATCAGGGTGTATTTATGGATTGATATTGGCtaaaaaataaagcagatcTTTCTTTGCTACTCTTTGAGTTTTGTCCTTCAGCCTGCTAGTGTCAGTGTGCTGCTCAGCTTTATAACAGCTTCATATATGTGAGTGAAAATTATAGTGCGTGAGTTGGCAGAATGCACATAGTTTCCTAAGTTTAGTATCCAATCAGACTCGGTATCGCCAGATAAACAGAAAACTGGATCAGAACATCCCAAGTAGAAAATACAATGTTGGTTGGTAGGTTAACCACCTAAGATGAGTCGATTCCTCTGATGCCAGTGAGCTACTTAgctgtgtaaatgttttgtgaCAACTGGCATTTAGTTTTCAGACCCGGTGGAAACTCTGATTCAGCATTATGGTTGCCTTTAtgatgacaaaatattaaatgagGGTGGCTGGTGGACTCCAGTTCTAGCTGTTATTGGAACACCACTGGAGGGGCAGTGTTATTTTGTGGCAATAGGGACTCTCACATGTGAATGTCATTAATGTCTCTAAAAGGCCTCCAACTCTATATGTCTCCTGGTAATCTAAACTGGAGATACTGATTTTGGGGGATACACATTTCTGATTCCAATTTATCTTGATCAAATGCCTCATGGGCTTCCCAGGGAGAGCTGAGAGCATTGTGAACAATACTGTCGGAGCGCGCCCTGCTGTACAAACTACGCAATGACACCATTTCAAGCAGCATGCTTTCTGCatgatttattctgtaaaagTTTTCATAACGGCGCACATTGGCAAATACAAACGCTGGTGTGAATATGTCGTTAAAAGGCTAATATCCTAATAAAATGACAGATAAATTGGGCTGGGCTCTAATCTATTTTTAGTTTCAAGGGGCCATATAACAATAGGTCTTGAGTGTAGTATCTTAAATTTGTATAGGCTAATGTAAATTCTTCTGTTAGTCCTCCACGTTTGCTTTCAGAGTTATTTCTgttgctcttctcctctgttatgTCTTAACTTGATTCCGCCTCGTTTCTCTGTCCTTCCTTTTAATTGAAATCTGATAAATTTTGTATTAGTTTATCGTGTTCTTTGTGGACAAATTGTGTGGCATAATGAGAATTCCAATCAGATGGGCTAGGTCTAGATTAGGGCCTTTGTTCATGATTGACTTTGAGATTTATGGTGTTCCAACATTATACATTCACTCTTTTCAGATGTGCCATTGTTTTAACATCATCAAAATTTATATTGTAAACACAACTTACACCGGTCTTTCAATACACATTGCAGGCACATAAACGTCAACAGAGACCAATTCTGAGTGAGGCCATAAACACAAACTCTTTGACACCATGGTAGCTGATGTCCAGTGacctgctgtgttcacaccagaTGCTTGCTTGTCCATTGTTCTTTCAGGTGTAGCAATGATGCAGATAGTAGGTGGTCCCTGTGTAAAGGCAGGCCCCAGCGCCAACGGTAAACAACCGCCCGTTCGCCTCTCAGACCTACAGTAGATGGCATGCTAGTGAATGATTTCTACATGATGGTATATATGGAAAACCTCAAGCAGTGGCACAGTGGTGAATGCTGTGAATGTAATCCATTGGGTGCACAGTGGTGAAATATCTCCCACCtcaacaaacacatatatatatatatatttaaagatcTCACATGATCACAACACTCTGGATTAAATGTGCCTCACCAAACATTTCATCACCAGCATATTTCATGGATAGTACTGGACAAATGCCTAAGTCTTGTTTCCAGCATTTCcttctttaaagaaaattggaaattaaaaatattcccAGCTGCAAACGTTAGAAAGATTCAGGCTTCACTTACTGTTTTTTTGCGCGTTGCCCTCAGGAACTGGCAGGcaattgtttttgctttgtttactGTGACACTTGAAAATCACCAACTAAATTGTTAGAATGGATCAAGTCACTGAATGTTAGGCTCgggtgtgtgagacagagacagttagGACGACACGTTGGCGTCATGTGGTTGTCCTCTTCTCTGGCATGgttgttgtatgtgtgtggtcactgctttgtttgtttgtgtacgTGTCCTGTGTTTGTTGTCAATAAGTTGTGTCGACTTCAGCAGTTCCTTGCACAAATTCTTTGACTCATTCCTCTGATAATCGACTTCTCCAGAAGACAGGACAGCTACTTTAAGGGAAAACCTCTTTTTAAGTTGCATTTGATAAGTGTTATGGTGCCTGTGGACCTCTGGTTTTCATGTTGATTTCAAAAAGACACCCACGATATGACATTTACAGAATTATATATGAGCTAATGCCCTTTCTAGACTTTAGTCTATTACAACTACTATTGTTGTGCTCAGACAGAAAGACGACTATCAGTTAATCCTGGTCTGTCTATTTCCCCTCTGACTCATTACAGGGATGCTTCCTGGTATGGGCCCGCCTTTAGTTTCCATGATGCACCCCCAGCTGGCTCTCTCAGCGGCTCCAGCCTCCATGGCCGCATCATTGCACCTCCCTGAGTGGTCAGAGTACAAAACAGCTGATGGGAAAACGTACTACTACAACAACCGAACACTGGAGTCCACCTGGGAGAAACCGCAGGCCCTGGTGGAGAAAGGTAGGCACTGCTGATCAATGCACACTGATTTGATTGTGAGCCTAGTATTTGTTGAACGACGCTACacaattttactttttctttttctacttacAGGTTTCTTTAACTTATTCTCCTCACTATCTTcagaaaaagaagctgaaagGGCAAAGGAGCGTTTGGCACAGGCAGAAGCTGAGGCgatggagatggaggatgaagagaaCAAAATGGAAAATGCCAACAATGAGAAGGAGGTATGTGAAGAGGAGAAATACAAACATGCTTTGATGCTAGAATACAAACGaatacaactttaaaaaacCTTGTATCCTAAAACATTATAATGCTAATGTTTAAGTCCATAAAATTGAGAGAGTTGAGTGTCCAACCCTCATGGGTTTACAAGatgccaaaaaaaaccacacagctgCAGTGGTCAAACAGTTACATTTCGCTTCATTACTAAATGACCAGTAGTTATTTAGCAGCTCtgtcttaaataaaaataacaaaaatctcCCTGCTCTCTCCAGAGCTTGGCAAATAGCATCTGCTTCAAAAAACAGTTCCCCTCCTGAAGTTTTTCAAAATCACCTAACCAGAATAAATGAACAATAGTAGAGAACATTTTACTCAAAAGTTAATTCCCTGTCTTCATGGTCAGGacagcagaacaacaaaaaacttatTTCTTAACAAACATTTGTTTACACTTAAACAGTTGGATGTAATGGTAATTGTGAAAAACTTTCATTCTCTATCAAGGAGCctaaagaagaagagatgacgGAAGAGGAAAAAGCGGCTCAGAAAGCCAGGCCTGTAGCCACCAACCCCATCCCTGGCACAccatggtacacacacacacacacactccactttCATGacttctcattttctcttctcatctgcACGGCTCCTCTTGATGACTGTATAATGTCTTTCGATTCATAATAGGTGTGTAGTATGGACGGGTGACGACCGCGTGTTTTTCTACAACCCCACAACTCGGCTGTCCATGTGGGACCGACCCGAGGAGCTGGTCGGTCGAGCAGACGTCGACAAGCACATCCAGGAGCCACCGCACAAGAGAGGCCTGGACGACGGGAAGAAGACAGGTGTGGACAAAGACAACACTCGGATGCCACCAGTGATTAAAAGTACCTGATTTATGTGCCTGGTTTTTAGTGTCGATCATTTTAAGcagttgttcttgttgtttttatactGAGCATGTTATCTTATGGATTGTGTGAATCAGGAGCACAGACTGTGATTTGGATGTAAACCAAAAATAATTAGGTGCTGCCATCACTTCTAAACTCTGTACGCTACAGCgtctgttgtatttattttgtgtctgtttgttcgtACACAGGATTCAATAAGGAAGAGCCAGAATTAGCGATGGCTACTGAAGAGAATCAGGATGAGGAGCCAACCAAAGCCAAAAAGAGGAAGTAAGTCTCCCAGTACCTAATGCTATAGTCCTGAACAACTATTAGGAGTTGGAGTGTTCCTCATCTCTCCATTCTCGCCGTATAATTCTCTCACCTTCCCTCGCTATCGTTTGTGTCTTCACCCTCCACAGGACTCAGGAAGTGAAGGAGGCGGACACGGAGAAGGAAGCGGCAATGGAGGCGGAACTTCGAGCTGCCAGAGAACGAGCGATAGTGCCGCTGGAGGCCCGGATGACCCAGTTCAAAGACATGCTGCTGGAAAGAGGGGTAACGCAAAAATGTTATGCCGATTGATATTTTAACACAGTTAAGTGTTTATCCGCCTAAGATACTTTTACTAAGACTTATGTGGTATATGGTCACAGCTTACTGTACCTGTTTGTTAAATGCCattgttgtctttttcacatGTAGGTGTCTGCGTTCTCAACCTGGGACAAAGAGCTTCACAAGATTGTGTTTGACCCACGTTACCTTCTGCTTAAcccaaaagagagaaaaacggttcggctcctctctcctccaccctcacTATTACTCTCTCTCAACTTCTCACAGTATTATGTCACTACCATTTAATTGATGATCGATGTCCGGCCTCAGGTGTTTGATCAGTATGTGAAGACgcgagcggaggaggagaggaaggagaagaagaacaagctGATGCAGGCCAAAGACGAGTtcaggaggatgatggaggagtcGAAGCTCACGCCCAGGTAAAGATACAAAAGTCTGTGATAAGTGCTATAGACCAATATGTAGTTCTTTAGCATGAAACTGCTGATATTCATTTGGGCTGGTATTGTTTTCAGagtgtgagtctctgtgtcatcatgacaaaatgtgttgtaTCACAAACTACCACAGATGGTTTACATTACATTGGCAGATGTTATGACTTATGTCTGCGAGATACAGTCACGAAACTTTGGAAGTGAGTAGTTGGGATCAAAATGAAGCCACGTTTAACAGTTGTGAAGTTAAACGTGGCTTAATTTGCTGCTGATAATACTGTAGTACACATGGGTCGGCACGAAGATGATGCCTTTCTTGAGATGTTTGTTACTGTTCTTtgaaaaaagtgttgtttttgtttgcagaacAACATTTAGTGAATTTGCGGTGAAGCATGGCCGAGACCCGCGGTTTAAGACCATCGAGAAGATGAAGGACAGGGAGGCCATCTTCGTGGAATTCATCACCGCtatgaggaagagggagaaggaggactCCAAATCCAGAGGAGAGAAGGTATCCCTATGTGCACCATCTCTCTGTACTGAGGGTCCACCGCGTGCAGGGTTCCTGCTGCGCCCCTGCTGACCCTGGTTTCTGGACAGATTTCTAATCAGatgttaatgtttgtatttttcgaTCCCAGGTGAAGCAAGACTTCTTTGATCTCCTGAACGAGCAGCACGTAGAGGGAGGCCAGCGATGGAGTAAAGTGAAAGAGAGGCTGGAGACGGACCCGCGATACAAGTCTGTGGACAGCTCTGCACTCAGAGAAGAGCTTTTCAAGCAGTACGGGGAAAAACAAGCCAAGGTAGGAGCATCTGTGTGAGAGgtgattcattttaatattcacgTGCAAAAGATATCTGATCTGCGTTAGACCAGGTGTGGAATTATTACTCAGTGTTGAACTGAACATAGCAATAATTCTTCATGATCTGTTTTAAATGAGTGGGTATGAATAAACTGTGTAATAAAattttgtgtgttcattgtaAGAATCATTCCAGATTATTGCTTATTACTattatttgcaaataaaaaaaacatggaaactcCTGAAgttaataaatacatacaatttTCTTGCCGAGGTGGAAATGTTAGTGTATTGATAAAATCAAAATGCAACTGAAGTACATTGGAAACAGAAACAATGCAATATTGTCAACATCACGTGAAGAACAACATTGACCATGTgcgcccccaccccacccctgcAGAATGTGGACATCGACAAGGAGCGAGAGTTGGAGCGGCAGGCTCGTATCGAGGCCAGTCTCCGAGAGCGGGAGCGTGAGGTGCAGAAGGCGCGATCAGAACAGACCAAAGAGATCGACCGGGAAAGGGAGCAGCACAAGAGGGAGGAGGCCATCCAGCATTTCAAAGCTCTCATGTCCGATATGGTGAGATACTCTgcagattttttatttcccaatgaaatgtgtatttgaatTTTCATGATCTAGAActacttttgttatttttcacgAGCAACTATTGATTCCAAGAGCCGTCATTTGAATTTGACATTAACGTTGACTTTTTAATTCATCTATTCCATAGGTACGCTCTTCAGACGCAACGTGGTCAGACACGCGCCGCAACCTGCGGAAGGATCATCGCTGGGAGTCGGCATCGttgctggagagagaggagaaggagaagctgtTCAACGAACACGTAGAAGCTctggccaagaagaagaaagaacatttcAGGCAGCTCCTGGACGAGACCATCATGGTGAGAAGTAaaaacatgcagagagagaaacacttcTTCATTATTTCTTATGTGTGCACACAGAGTGGTCAGAAGGAAAATCATGCTCCGCAGTTTTTAATCTGGGATTTAGGTCAGTCTATAGTTTCTATTTATGTGCCTTGATCCCAGATTTATCTTCTGAGTTTATTGACAGGTCTATTGTTTGTGTTGTAGATCACTTTGACAACCACGTGGAAGGAGGTAAAGAAGGTCATCAAAGAGGATCCTCGCTGTATCAAGTTCTCCTCAAGTGACAGAGTAAGACTTTTGATGAGAAACCTCCCACCTGTGctcatttttgtttaataataaaatgacaaaagatcACCTTGTGACGAGACAAAGGGTTTTGTGACTTGAGTGATGGGTAAAAACTTACTGTaggtacatttttaattaaagtaatgaaagaaataaacccACAGTATTCTTCCTCTGTTAGGCAGGGCAACACCAACAAGTCTGTTCTCTGAACTGAGCCAGGTTAGTCAAAATGACACCAGTCCTCAGCCCTGTTCAACTTAAATCAGTTCCCAGTTCAATCCAGTCACAGTTTTCTTTGCAGTACCTCATCTCAAGCATAAATAAATTTGACCTTAACCAACGTCTGTGCTCATCTCATTGTCAGATGTAGCTACAGGTTGAGAACATTAAATAGGCTGTGTTTCTGCCTTCTCCGCCAACAAAGGTGACCTGGCATCTTTGAGTCGTAATTCAAGACctaatgttatatatatacatacatctTAAAAATAAACGTTATGTTATATACCCCTCATATTCTGGGAAAGGGTTTATTAGATTGCAAAACAGTCACCAAAACTgagttttggtgtgtgtgtgtgtgtgtgtgtgtgtgtgtgtgtgtgtgtgtgtgtgtgtgtgtgtgtgtgtgtgtgtgtgtgtgtgtgtgtgtgtgtgtgtgtgtgtgtgtgtgtgtgtgtgtgtgtgtgtgtgtgtgtgtgtgtgtgtgtagaaaagaCAACGTGAGTTTGAGGACTACATCAAAGACAAGTACATCACAGCCAAAGCCGACTTCAGGACCCTGCTGAAGGAGACAAAGTTCATCACCTACAGGTCTGTAATGTTGATATCATTTTGTTGCACATATATTCAATACAAACACCCTGATACGATTTCAGCCCAGACACCTTGTAGATTCTGCCCATCTCTACTCATCACAGCTCATAATTTTCCCTCCCCTTAAATGCAGTTTCGTGTAATTTGACTAAAGGCCCATGAAAGGACAAAATactttttcacagttttaataATATGTCCTTGTGTTAATTGTTCATTTGTCTCttgtttttccccaaaaatatgtaaaaaaaaaacaacaacaaaaaacaatgatgtagtattttgttttacatcaaaaaccctcttttcatttcctttgaaaCGACTGGATGTTTACTAATTTCTTCCCATTTGACTAACTCCCTCCCCATGATTATGAATTCGGCCTGTTGCCAATCGGCGCTGTCAGTCATCTGTTAAATCTGCTGTCGTCGGCGGATGTGATGACAAGAAGTCCACGACAGCAGAGAACAGTTTGTTGCCATGACTCTCTTAAGTTGAGTTGGCTATTAACTGTAAACTCTGGCACAGGAGCGTGAAGTATATTCAACACTATTGGCTACTGTACGCCAATAAATACCCCACAACAATTCACCCTCCatagctttgtgtttttcctggaCACAAACATTTAGGATTCAAATAGCACTTTGACTTTGGTTCCACTGGGTCCCCAAGCAGATTGtgagagaaacatttcaaatatttacatgaatGGGAGAAATTTGTtcttatgttcattttttttaaataaatggtaaatgctTAGACAAGCTGTAAACATGTAGATGACAAAGGATGTGATGGTGATTGGAGATTTGTGagattttttcacttttaagcTCTGACAAGTTAAAAGAATCAAATCAGTGTGACTTTGTCCCATACGGGAGTTAGACAGTAGAAAATGGTACCTGATAAAGACATAAACCAAAAAGCAGCCTTTTCATGAATCCTCGATGCACAGAGACGATGATGTTAACAGTATTGACCATGCTGTACTGCCCGTCTCACATCCTCCCTCCAGGTCGAGGAAGCTGATCCAGGAGTCGGAGCAACATCTGAAGGATGTGGAGAAGATCCTTCAGAATGACAAGCGTTACCTGGTTCTGGAGTGTGTCCCAGAGGAGCGCAGGAAGCTCATCATGTTCTACATCGAAGACCTGGACCGCCGCGGGCCGCCGCCTCCCCCCACCGCCTCTGAGCCCACCAGACGCTCCACCAAGTGACCTGTGGCATCACCTTCTCGGCCAGTGTCCCACATCCTCCTTTGCCCTCCCTTTGGCCAGAGCATGACCTCCCCCGACGCCCCTGAACCCCCGCCCTCCAGGCCCACGGCTGGCCTCGCAGTGTTACTACTGGGGGTTACGTTGCTTAGAGATGTACCATAGAGATGAACGGTTAAAAGGTTCTCTGTGTTATGTCGCCACTTAGCCGTGAAATAGCCCTGCAATTTAAGGCAACAGCAGGGAACAGAGGTTACCTGATGGACCGCTCGCCTCTGACTGACCACATTAGAGGGAGAGCGGAATAGTGATGAGCCTGCTGCCCAAGCAGCCGCAGAGGTGTAAGATAGCTGATGTACATGAAGTTGAGCGTGTATGGGACTgtctgagtgtgtatgtatgtatgtatgtgtgtaggtgtgtgtgcgcgcgtgcatgtgtcCGAGGCGTCCTTAAAGCCTTACTACTCCACTGGGCCAGTTGTCGTTTCGGCGGCTCAGTGTGAATGTTAGTTTCTGCTCAGTGGTTTAACTCCGATTTGTTGCAGAAGTTTCTCTGTTGATTGAAATAAAGGCAACTTCCACTGTTTTTCAAATATGTCGTCATGTGGATTTCTTTTCTACAGCTTCATTGTTACTGTAATGAACCTCTGGAACCTCATATCACATTGAGAAAATAGTTCCGACccaaacctcttttttttcaacgaGGAGCAGATGAACCTCTTCTTGGACCCCAGGCCCCTGTTGACCTCAAATTTCCCCGGACACCCAGACAACAACCAGTTTCTGAGAAATTTATAAGTGGATTATTTTGTGTTAATAAAATTAATGGCAACAATTTTTtagaaaaaagcaacaattcACTGAAACAGCTTTGGATAAGGGACATCTCATAAGGGATCTCCAAAATATCAATCACACCAATACAAAGTTTGaagatcaattaaaaaaaataaatgaaaaaggatCCATCATATAAGACCTCATCCTGGGTTCATTAACACTGTTCCTAGCGCtggaatattttcatttctgtggATGTGTCAGTATGTCTTGCCTCATCTCGGACAAAATTATTcacatctgaaatgtgtttttatttaacgtTTGTGTGGTTAAATaacagaacaataaaaatattgtcACCAAACTATTCACTAGTGGCccattaataattaattcagCTCATAATTTAAATCAGTAATTGGTCTTTGATCCTGATTCGGGTATTAGTGTGAGAGCAGATTTTGAGGTGTCATCTATCCACCaattaatcagaaaaaaaggttgaaaaataTATGAGGGGCATtatatgtgtgttgtgttgtatcGTTGTGCCgcgtcatgatttttttttcaatcaataacTTTTTTAAGGACAGTTTGCACATAcatataacacaaatacacttacaaacaacaacaaaacaaataaataaataatgatcaaTTCATATTCCAGGGAATCTACAAAATCCATCCAGGGTAATCCATAGGCAGTCTAATTCATATCATCAACTACAGTTAGAAGAGTTCCAACATCCGTCATGGGAGGTCACAAGTGTTGAATATATTTGCACAGTCTTCATAGCTTTACAGttctttgaatattttatggagTCCAAATATTCATCATAAAATACTTTCCTACTCTCTTTGTCTTAGGCTCCACTACACCAAAGAAGACatccttaaaacaaaaagagaaatctgtAATAAAATG
The sequence above is a segment of the Scophthalmus maximus strain ysfricsl-2021 chromosome 2, ASM2237912v1, whole genome shotgun sequence genome. Coding sequences within it:
- the tcerg1b gene encoding transcription elongation regulator 1 isoform X9, yielding MADQAESETIGFSDNRMAQQAVRFRSPAPAPAPAPTPVLRGPPPLLRPPPPPFGMMRGPPPRPPYARPPFDPNMPPIPPPGGMPPPMGPPHLQRPPFLPPPIGNLPPPPGMLFPPGMPPVPTPGTPAVNPAEEIWVENKTSEGKAYYYNARTRESSWSKPDGVKIIQQSELNPLLVGGTGSSGGVTTAGSSSTVNTTASTAAASSTQAPSTTVSRVLASSTDSTTSSSPSVTIASTVVADLSPVATVTSTVTVSPVTVVTVSTVPSPVTAVQTMPLLPAGLPHSVAQPTTAMSAFPPVMVPPFRVPLPGMHIPLPGVAMMQIVGGPCVKAGPSANGMLPGMGPPLVSMMHPQLALSAAPASMAASLHLPEWSEYKTADGKTYYYNNRTLESTWEKPQALVEKGFFNLFSSLSSEKEAERAKERLAQAEAEAMEMEDEENKMENANNEKEEPKEEEMTEEEKAAQKARPVATNPIPGTPWCVVWTGDDRVFFYNPTTRLSMWDRPEELVGRADVDKHIQEPPHKRGLDDGKKTGVDKDNTRMPPVIKRFNKEEPELAMATEENQDEEPTKAKKRKTQEVKEADTEKEAAMEAELRAARERAIVPLEARMTQFKDMLLERGVSAFSTWDKELHKIVFDPRYLLLNPKERKTVFDQYVKTRAEEERKEKKNKLMQAKDEFRRMMEESKLTPRTTFSEFAVKHGRDPRFKTIEKMKDREAIFVEFITAMRKREKEDSKSRGEKVKQDFFDLLNEQHVEGGQRWSKVKERLETDPRYKSVDSSALREELFKQYGEKQAKNVDIDKERELERQARIEASLREREREVQKARSEQTKEIDREREQHKREEAIQHFKALMSDMVRSSDATWSDTRRNLRKDHRWESASLLEREEKEKLFNEHVEALAKKKKEHFRQLLDETIMVRSKNMQREKHFFIISYVCTQSGQKENHAPQFLIWDLDHFDNHVEGGKEGHQRGSSLYQVLLK
- the tcerg1b gene encoding transcription elongation regulator 1 isoform X4; this translates as MAQQAVRFRSPAPAPAPAPTPVLRGPPPLLRPPPPPFGMMRGPPPRPPYARPPFDPNMPPIPPPGGMPPPMGPPHLQRPPFLPPPIGNLPPPPGMLFPPGMPPVPTPGTPAVNPAEEIWVENKTSEGKAYYYNARTRESSWSKPDGVKIIQQSELNPLLVGGTGSSGGVTTAGSSSTVNTTASTAAASSTQAPSTTVSRVLASSTDSTTSSSPSVTIASTVVADLSPVATVTSTVTVSPVTVVTVSTVPSPVTAVQTMPLLPAGLPHSVAQPTTAMSAFPPVMVPPFRVPLPGMHIPLPGVAMMQIVGGPCVKAGPSANGMLPGMGPPLVSMMHPQLALSAAPASMAASLHLPEWSEYKTADGKTYYYNNRTLESTWEKPQALVEKGFFNLFSSLSSEKEAERAKERLAQAEAEAMEMEDEENKMENANNEKEEPKEEEMTEEEKAAQKARPVATNPIPGTPWCVVWTGDDRVFFYNPTTRLSMWDRPEELVGRADVDKHIQEPPHKRGLDDGKKTGVDKDNTRMPPVIKRFNKEEPELAMATEENQDEEPTKAKKRKTQEVKEADTEKEAAMEAELRAARERAIVPLEARMTQFKDMLLERGVSAFSTWDKELHKIVFDPRYLLLNPKERKTVFDQYVKTRAEEERKEKKNKLMQAKDEFRRMMEESKLTPRTTFSEFAVKHGRDPRFKTIEKMKDREAIFVEFITAMRKREKEDSKSRGEKVKQDFFDLLNEQHVEGGQRWSKVKERLETDPRYKSVDSSALREELFKQYGEKQAKNVDIDKERELERQARIEASLREREREVQKARSEQTKEIDREREQHKREEAIQHFKALMSDMVRSSDATWSDTRRNLRKDHRWESASLLEREEKEKLFNEHVEALAKKKKEHFRQLLDETIMITLTTTWKEVKKVIKEDPRCIKFSSSDRKRQREFEDYIKDKYITAKADFRTLLKETKFITYRSRKLIQESEQHLKDVEKILQNDKRYLVLECVPEERRKLIMFYIEDLDRRGPPPPPTASEPTRRSTK